GTTGGCGGCAATGCTGATGTTCTTACTACCGTTGAACATCTTCAGAATATCCACCATCAGATGTATATTGGCTTCGCGGCCCTGACGTACTTTGGCAATACCACCCGCATTGAGATCGATGGTGATGGTTTTGATATTATTGAAAGTAACGGCATTGTATCCGCCAAATCCACCGATATGATAGCGGAACTTGTGCTGCCCGGAAGGATCGGCTGGCGCTGCATCAGAAATGCCTTCCATCTTGAAAAAGATATAGCCGCTGTTCCAGGTCCAGTACATACCTTCCATTCCACCGGAAGGATCCAGTACACCTGTTCTGCGGCTGATATCCATCGTGCTGCGCAGACTATCGACTCCCAACGTAAACGTCAGTGTACGATAATCGCCTTCAGGTACTTTCACCTTCACGAATTGAGATGAAGCGCTGGCTTCAGACACGAGAAAATAGCTGCTGTCCTGTGGCACTGCAAACTCCTCCCCGCTCGCATTCCGCACTTTAATATTGCTGATATAATATTGAAGCAGGGATACCTTAAATGATTCGCCTGCTGCGTTCACATAGGCGCCGGTATTGAGTTGCAGGTTCTTGTCGCCCGCAATATTATCGAACTGCACAGACAGCGTAGCTTTGACACCCGTATTTTCGGATGGTTTCACATCATCTTTTTTACAGGAGGCGAAAAATACTAACCCAAAGAAAGCGCTGAATATAGTTTGTTTAAAATGTTGCATGTAAAGAGTTTTGATAAAAGACAATAAGATGCCCCTGCCTCCAAAAGAGGCAGTTATGAAAAGGCAATAAACAGACTGCGGTACACGATGTATACCGAAAAAAGACGATAATAATGAGAGAACGGCGCTATGCGGCGGGAGGATGGAATACGGTGTCGGGACGGTCAACGGGAACGCCTATACTGTACGGATAGTAGTAGTCGCCAGTAGTTGCTGTAGCTATTGGTTTTATAACCTCCTGCTGAAACCAGGCAGCATAGAATATTTCGCTGTGATGATCTTTACGCTCAGGATTATCCTGATCTTTCTTTTCTTCTTCCTTCAGCTTTTTGTTAAGGTGGCATTTACCGTTACAGTGCATGGCAGGCTTATCGCGGTTAACGCAGAGGTTTTTTGCGATATACTCCTGGTTCATGTAAAATCCAAGCATCACCATGTAGCGTCCTGAGAGCTGGCTAAGCCAGATCAGCATTAAAAAGACCGCTACAATTTGTTTCCGCATGCTACCAGTTTGTTTTGTGGGTTTGCGCAAAGGTATGCTTTGCTGCGCAAAATTAGCAAGAAATGACAGCGCAGCCTTACGAAAAACGGGAATTTTATTTCACTTTTCACGCCATTAAGTAGGAGGTTAAAATGGATGTTACAACTGATATTTTAATTTTGAACAATTGTTTTGAAAAGTTGTTCAATTTCGTATTTTTGCATCAGAACCAGATTTCAATATCGTATGCCAGCACGTGAAAAGAAAGAAAAAATAGATGCTTCTACCGAGGAAAGGATCAAGGCGGCGGCCCGTATTGTATTTACCAGGAAAGGATATGCGGCTACCAAGGTGAGGGATATTGCTGCGGAGGCAGATATCAATCTCTCCCTGGTCAACTATTATTTCCGCAGCAAGGAAAAGCTGTTTCAGCTGGTTATGTCGGAAGTAGTGGAAAAGCTGATGAATGGCATCACCGTTGTGCTGAATAATGAGCAGCTGTCGTTACCCGAGAAGCTAACGCAGGTGGTAGACCAGTACATTACGCTACTGCTGAATAACCCCGACTTCCCGTTGTTCATGGTAAATGAGATCTTCGCGGGCAGTAATGAATTATTCAGCGGCAACCGCAGGAATGCCGTTTTCCAGTCGCACCTTTTTAAGCAATTGGCGGAGTTACAGGAAGAAGGCAAACTGAAATTTCATCCTTTGCAACTGATGATGAACATGATCGGTTTTGTGGTAATGCCGTTCCTCGCGAGACCGTTGCTGGAGCGGAACAAGGTATTGAAGCACACAGAATTTGTGGCGTTGATGGAAGAACGGAAAAAGCTCATACCGTTGTGGTTGAAAGGGATGATCGGTAAGTAATTTTTTTTGCGCTGAAATTGAACAACTTTTCAAAACAAGTATTCAAACACATCCAGCATCATGAATGTAGTTAAAACAGTCTGTTGCCTGTTATTGCTCGGGCTGTGCCGCAACACGGTTTCAGGGCAGCATGCGCCGCTCACCCTGGAAACCTGCTACACCCTGGCCCGGCAAAACTATCCCCTGATCAGGCAGTACGACCTGATACGTCGCAGCAGCGGGTATTCCGTTGAAAATGCCGGGAAGGCATACCTCCCGCAATTGAACATCAGCGGACAGGCCACGTATCAGTCGCAGACCATCAACTTCGGCGACGTGATCCCTCCCCTGCCCGGTGTGAAATTGCCTGAGTTCAGCAAAGACCAGTACCGGATACAGGCAGAGCTTACGCAGCAATTATACGATGGTGGTGTCACCAAACTACAGAAAGAAAGCGCCCGGGCTAATGAGGCCATGCAGCAGGAACAACTTGAAGTAAATCTCTATACTTTACGCGACCGTATTACCCAACTGTATTTCGGCGTATTGCTCATGGACGCACAGTTGCAACAAAATAATCTCCGCCGCGCCGATCTCCAAAGTGGTGCCGATAAAGCGCAGGCCTCATTGAATAATGGCGTAGCCTTCCGGAGCAATGTGGATGAATTCAAAGCAGAAATCGTCAATGCCGATATGACTGCCATTGAGCTGCGCACTAACCGGAAAGCCTATATGAAAATGCTGGGTACTTTCATCAACCAGCCGCTGGACGATAGTACCCGGCTTGCCTACCCTGCAGAGATGCTACCGGCAACGGATATACGCCGGCCGGAGCTGGCGTATTACGACTCGCAACAAAAAGCGCTGGATGTGCAGGAGAAGCAGCTGTCGACCGGATACCTTCCTAAACTAAGTGCCTTTTTACAGGGCGCCTACGGCCGCCCGACACTGAATATCGTCAACAACGATTTCGGCGCCTGGTGGATGGGCGGGCTGCGGCTTAGCTGGTCGCTCGGCAGCCTTTATTCCCTGCGCAACAACCGGCAGCTGATCGATATCAACCGACGTAATGTAGACATCAGCCGCGAAACATTTCTGTTCAATACAGGCCTGAGTATACAACAGCAACACGAGGATATGGACAAATACCACGCCTTGATACAACAGGACGATGACGCCATCGGCCTGC
The genomic region above belongs to Chitinophaga sp. 180180018-3 and contains:
- a CDS encoding TolC family protein; the encoded protein is MNVVKTVCCLLLLGLCRNTVSGQHAPLTLETCYTLARQNYPLIRQYDLIRRSSGYSVENAGKAYLPQLNISGQATYQSQTINFGDVIPPLPGVKLPEFSKDQYRIQAELTQQLYDGGVTKLQKESARANEAMQQEQLEVNLYTLRDRITQLYFGVLLMDAQLQQNNLRRADLQSGADKAQASLNNGVAFRSNVDEFKAEIVNADMTAIELRTNRKAYMKMLGTFINQPLDDSTRLAYPAEMLPATDIRRPELAYYDSQQKALDVQEKQLSTGYLPKLSAFLQGAYGRPTLNIVNNDFGAWWMGGLRLSWSLGSLYSLRNNRQLIDINRRNVDISRETFLFNTGLSIQQQHEDMDKYHALIQQDDDAIGLRAAVLHSARAQLDNGVITVHEYISKLNAENLAKQSRILHNIQLLQAQYNYKNTSGN
- a CDS encoding TetR/AcrR family transcriptional regulator, with amino-acid sequence MPAREKKEKIDASTEERIKAAARIVFTRKGYAATKVRDIAAEADINLSLVNYYFRSKEKLFQLVMSEVVEKLMNGITVVLNNEQLSLPEKLTQVVDQYITLLLNNPDFPLFMVNEIFAGSNELFSGNRRNAVFQSHLFKQLAELQEEGKLKFHPLQLMMNMIGFVVMPFLARPLLERNKVLKHTEFVALMEERKKLIPLWLKGMIGK
- a CDS encoding MbnP family protein; the protein is MQHFKQTIFSAFFGLVFFASCKKDDVKPSENTGVKATLSVQFDNIAGDKNLQLNTGAYVNAAGESFKVSLLQYYISNIKVRNASGEEFAVPQDSSYFLVSEASASSQFVKVKVPEGDYRTLTFTLGVDSLRSTMDISRRTGVLDPSGGMEGMYWTWNSGYIFFKMEGISDAAPADPSGQHKFRYHIGGFGGYNAVTFNNIKTITIDLNAGGIAKVRQGREANIHLMVDILKMFNGSKNISIAANPTVMFSEFSTIVANNYTQMFHHDHTEN